From a single Planctellipticum variicoloris genomic region:
- the pheT gene encoding phenylalanine--tRNA ligase subunit beta, which produces MIISWDWLKQYVDLDLPLEDVTTRLTMSGLNLETTEPAGSDFAIDLEVTSNRPDCLGHLGIAREVAVLFGKTLKVPAAAPKTVAETAASATSVAIECPDLCPQYHARVLRGVKVGPSPAWLRQRLETVGIASVNNVVDVTNYVMLECGQPLHAFDFDRLDGKKIVVRRAQAGEKLQAIDHKEYALTPEMCVIADGKRPVAIAGVMGGATTEIESSTKNVLIEAAAFAPLTVRNTARKLNLHSPSSYRFERALDPAGPDWASRRCCELILEIAGGELLAGSVAVGQTVVAERPPIALRFAQFRRILGIEIPISEAASILESLGCRQVGPVGADTAEFAPPTFRRDLSREIDLIEEVARIHGYEQIPDDVLVPLCSSAKTRRDRVTDRVRDTLTAAGFFEAVTLSFVAAEQRALFTPHGDRPALEVVHSSRRHENLLRQSLVPSLLASRRENERHGVFHAQLFEVAKVYLAADSSKPETQNEPWTISLVGGQSYQELKGVVELLARRVAPHAAVRVRPSDVGQFVPGRGAEVLLDGELWGWLGELDRSAVSALDLRDSVCVAELNLHVLEARADLVPKAQPLPQFQAVTRDLNFVLDETVHWSDLEQVVRSAAGPLLETVAFGGQYRGKQIPEQKKSYVVTLGYRSHERTLTGDEVDAAQQAVIAACGQKLAATLRA; this is translated from the coding sequence ATGATTATCAGTTGGGACTGGCTCAAGCAGTATGTCGACCTGGATCTGCCGTTGGAGGACGTCACCACCCGGCTCACCATGTCGGGATTGAATCTCGAAACCACCGAGCCCGCCGGCAGCGATTTTGCCATCGACCTCGAAGTCACCAGCAACCGCCCCGACTGCCTGGGCCACCTGGGGATCGCCCGCGAAGTCGCAGTGCTGTTCGGGAAGACGCTGAAAGTCCCCGCCGCCGCTCCTAAGACCGTCGCGGAAACCGCGGCGTCGGCGACGTCCGTCGCCATCGAGTGCCCGGATCTCTGCCCGCAGTACCACGCCCGCGTGCTCCGCGGAGTGAAGGTCGGCCCCAGCCCCGCCTGGCTCCGACAGCGGCTGGAGACCGTGGGCATCGCCAGCGTGAATAATGTGGTCGACGTCACGAACTACGTGATGCTCGAATGCGGACAGCCGCTGCATGCGTTCGATTTTGACCGGCTCGACGGGAAGAAGATCGTCGTCCGCCGGGCGCAGGCTGGCGAGAAGCTGCAGGCGATCGATCATAAGGAATACGCGCTCACTCCCGAAATGTGCGTCATTGCCGACGGCAAGCGTCCGGTGGCCATCGCCGGCGTGATGGGGGGAGCGACGACCGAAATCGAGTCCAGCACGAAGAACGTGCTGATCGAAGCGGCTGCCTTTGCGCCGCTGACGGTCCGGAACACGGCCCGCAAGCTGAACCTGCACAGCCCGTCGTCGTACCGCTTCGAGCGGGCTCTCGACCCGGCCGGCCCCGACTGGGCCAGCCGTCGGTGCTGCGAACTGATCCTCGAAATTGCGGGGGGCGAGCTCCTGGCGGGCAGCGTTGCGGTCGGCCAGACGGTCGTCGCGGAACGCCCGCCGATCGCGCTCCGGTTCGCCCAATTCCGGCGGATTCTGGGGATCGAGATTCCCATCTCGGAAGCAGCGAGCATTCTGGAAAGCCTGGGCTGCCGACAGGTCGGTCCCGTGGGGGCCGACACCGCAGAGTTCGCTCCGCCGACCTTCCGGCGGGATCTATCGCGAGAGATCGATCTCATTGAAGAGGTCGCCCGGATTCACGGCTACGAGCAGATTCCCGACGACGTGCTCGTACCGCTCTGTTCCAGCGCCAAGACGCGGCGGGATCGCGTGACGGATCGCGTCCGCGATACGCTGACCGCCGCCGGGTTCTTCGAAGCGGTGACGCTGTCGTTCGTCGCCGCCGAGCAGCGGGCGCTGTTCACGCCGCATGGCGACCGGCCGGCGCTGGAAGTCGTCCACTCCTCCCGCCGGCACGAAAACCTGCTGCGGCAGTCGCTGGTGCCGAGCCTGCTGGCTTCGCGTCGCGAGAACGAACGCCACGGCGTATTCCACGCTCAACTGTTCGAAGTGGCCAAGGTGTACCTGGCAGCCGATTCGTCGAAGCCCGAGACGCAGAACGAACCGTGGACGATCAGCCTCGTCGGCGGGCAGTCGTATCAGGAACTGAAGGGGGTGGTCGAGCTGCTTGCCCGGCGGGTCGCACCCCACGCAGCCGTCCGCGTCCGTCCCTCGGACGTTGGCCAGTTCGTCCCCGGCCGGGGGGCGGAGGTGCTCCTGGACGGCGAACTGTGGGGCTGGCTGGGGGAACTCGACCGCTCGGCGGTGTCAGCGCTCGATCTGCGGGACAGCGTCTGTGTCGCCGAATTGAATCTGCATGTGCTCGAAGCCCGGGCCGACCTGGTTCCGAAGGCTCAGCCGCTGCCGCAGTTCCAGGCGGTCACGCGGGATCTCAATTTCGTCCTCGACGAAACGGTCCATTGGAGCGACCTGGAGCAGGTGGTCCGGTCGGCGGCGGGGCCGCTGCTGGAGACGGTCGCCTTCGGCGGCCAGTACCGCGGGAAGCAGATCCCGGAGCAGAAAAAATCGTACGTGGTGACGCTCGGCTACCGTTCGCACGAACGAACGCTGACGGGCGACGAAGTCGACGCGGCTCAGCAGGCGGTGATTGCGGCGTGCGGGCAGAAGTTAGCGGCGACGTTGAGGGCGTAA
- the tssG gene encoding type VI secretion system baseplate subunit TssG codes for MPAPELLPDSGVIGQLLSEGHRFNFFQAVRLLTLCESDREPVGHDSVPQEEVVRFGAHASIEFPASQIDDISRHSDPNRPPKMSVNFFGLATPLSALPQHYTEIVLERLARKDRALLDFLDLFNHRLLSLFYRAWEKYHFWIASEHALLREQTARVAGGEAFRAFVLNERPQLDPVGQILLCLTGLGNPASRYVMSERDRLEPRTSIPDQTWRFYAGLLSQRHRPAISLELMLNDHFGWPVRVQSLVGRWLHLESADRTRLSRGGNTRLGQETVAGQKVWEVQGKFRLRIGPLDYAQFCSLLPIGEAHEPLTQLTRFYAGQHLDFDLELQLRTAEIPPLRCGDRTGFGARLGWNTWLPASRRTENSVSVVLRTAGEQNE; via the coding sequence ATGCCCGCTCCCGAATTGCTACCGGATTCCGGCGTCATCGGCCAGCTCCTGTCCGAAGGCCACCGGTTCAACTTCTTCCAGGCCGTCCGGCTGCTGACGCTCTGCGAATCCGACCGCGAGCCGGTCGGCCACGACTCGGTTCCGCAGGAGGAAGTCGTTCGTTTCGGCGCGCACGCGTCAATCGAGTTTCCGGCCAGTCAGATCGACGATATCTCTCGCCACAGCGATCCGAATCGACCGCCGAAGATGTCGGTGAACTTCTTCGGTCTCGCCACGCCACTCAGCGCACTCCCGCAGCACTACACCGAAATCGTTCTCGAACGTCTCGCCCGGAAGGATCGGGCGCTGCTGGACTTCCTGGACCTTTTCAATCACCGGCTGCTGTCGCTTTTCTATCGGGCGTGGGAAAAGTATCACTTCTGGATTGCGTCGGAGCACGCACTGCTGCGCGAACAGACTGCCAGAGTGGCGGGAGGGGAAGCGTTCCGCGCCTTCGTGCTGAATGAACGACCGCAGCTCGATCCCGTCGGCCAGATCCTGCTCTGCCTGACCGGGCTGGGCAATCCCGCTTCGCGATACGTCATGTCGGAGCGCGACCGCCTCGAACCGCGAACCAGCATCCCCGACCAGACCTGGCGGTTCTATGCGGGGCTCCTCAGCCAGCGGCATCGGCCGGCGATCAGCCTCGAATTGATGCTCAACGATCACTTCGGCTGGCCGGTCCGCGTGCAGTCGCTCGTCGGTCGCTGGCTGCATCTGGAATCTGCCGACCGAACCCGGCTGTCACGCGGCGGAAACACGCGGTTGGGCCAGGAAACCGTCGCTGGCCAGAAGGTCTGGGAGGTCCAGGGGAAATTTCGCCTGCGGATCGGTCCGCTCGACTACGCGCAATTCTGCAGCCTGCTGCCGATCGGCGAAGCCCACGAACCGCTGACGCAGCTCACCCGGTTCTATGCGGGGCAGCACCTCGACTTCGACCTGGAACTTCAGCTTCGCACCGCTGAAATCCCCCCGCTCCGCTGCGGCGATCGGACCGGTTTCGGCGCTCGTCTGGGTTGGAACACGTGGCTTCCTGCCAGCCGCCGGACCGAAAATTCGGTGTCGGTCGTGCTCCGGACAGCGGGCGAGCAGAACGAGTGA
- the tssF gene encoding type VI secretion system baseplate subunit TssF translates to MRERLEDFYEQELFFIRRMAAEFARDRPKIADRLSLSPDTRESADPHVERLIESFAFLTARVRLKLDDEFPELTTSLLGLLYPHYLAPVPSLSIVQFQLDPSQGQLTDGFTVPRGGRLSSRDVGGVPCRFRTACPVTLWPIDVATTYQTAPFGAGVKLPPGLNQVEAMLRLELTIAPNVNWSALTLDDLRVFLRGDDKTTHQLYELIFNHCVGVFVQESGGPARQLLPADSIREVGFGRDEGLLPCDARSFPGYRLLTEYFSFPQKFLFADLTGLRSVVSRSNSRKIDVCILLDKADRSLEARVDRDLFRLGCTPIVNLFSHQAEPIRLSHTKTEYHVVPDIRHRNSFEIHSIDAVTSTNLDTGAVTEYQPFFACRHGRRNDFNPTYWHSRRDPSTIKNDRGTEVWLSFVDLNFNPSRPAAEVLSISTTCSNRDLPGELRTSGGESWGFQLEGQAPLKRIEPLIPPTLPCRLPQGELHWRLISHLALNHLSISDGAEGADSLREILKLYDYNNTRATAQQIEGITSIASRRKTARITGGPAVGFCRGIELEVVFDPDKYSGVGAFLMASVLDKFVGLYASMNSFTRLSTRMRNAAEPFKVWPYRVGDQTIL, encoded by the coding sequence ATGCGCGAACGTCTCGAAGATTTCTACGAGCAGGAGCTGTTTTTCATCCGGCGGATGGCGGCCGAGTTTGCCCGCGACCGCCCGAAAATCGCCGACCGGCTCTCGCTCAGCCCCGATACTCGCGAGTCCGCCGATCCCCACGTCGAGCGACTGATCGAGTCGTTCGCCTTTCTGACGGCCCGCGTCCGGCTCAAGCTGGACGATGAGTTTCCAGAGCTCACCACGTCGCTGCTCGGGCTCCTCTATCCCCATTATCTGGCCCCGGTGCCGTCGCTTTCGATCGTTCAGTTCCAGCTCGATCCCAGCCAGGGGCAGCTCACCGATGGTTTCACCGTGCCACGCGGCGGACGTCTCAGCTCCCGCGACGTGGGGGGCGTCCCCTGCCGGTTTCGGACCGCCTGCCCGGTGACGCTCTGGCCGATCGATGTGGCGACGACCTACCAGACCGCCCCCTTCGGCGCGGGTGTCAAACTCCCGCCGGGCCTCAATCAGGTCGAGGCGATGCTGCGCCTCGAATTGACGATCGCTCCCAACGTCAACTGGTCCGCCCTGACGCTCGACGACCTGCGAGTGTTCCTTCGCGGCGACGACAAGACCACCCATCAGCTCTACGAGCTGATTTTCAACCATTGCGTCGGCGTGTTCGTCCAGGAGTCGGGCGGTCCAGCCCGCCAGTTGCTTCCCGCCGATTCGATTCGTGAAGTCGGGTTCGGCCGCGATGAAGGGCTGCTTCCCTGTGACGCCCGTTCGTTTCCCGGATACCGTCTTCTGACCGAGTACTTCTCATTCCCTCAGAAGTTTCTATTCGCCGATCTGACCGGCCTGCGCTCTGTCGTTTCCCGCTCGAACTCGCGGAAAATCGATGTCTGCATCCTCCTCGACAAGGCCGATCGCTCCCTGGAAGCCCGCGTCGATCGCGACCTGTTCCGGCTCGGCTGCACGCCGATCGTCAATCTCTTCAGCCATCAGGCCGAACCGATCCGTCTCAGCCACACGAAGACCGAGTACCACGTCGTTCCCGACATTCGCCATCGCAATTCGTTCGAGATCCACTCGATCGACGCGGTCACCAGCACCAATCTCGACACCGGCGCCGTGACCGAGTATCAGCCCTTTTTCGCCTGCCGGCACGGCCGCAGGAATGACTTCAACCCCACGTACTGGCACTCCCGACGCGATCCCTCCACGATCAAAAACGATCGCGGCACCGAGGTCTGGCTGTCGTTTGTCGACCTGAATTTCAATCCGTCGCGGCCCGCCGCGGAAGTCCTCAGCATTTCGACGACCTGCAGCAACCGGGACCTGCCGGGCGAGCTGCGGACGTCGGGAGGCGAAAGCTGGGGGTTCCAACTGGAAGGCCAGGCGCCCCTCAAACGGATCGAGCCGCTCATCCCTCCCACTCTTCCGTGTCGGCTTCCGCAGGGAGAACTGCACTGGCGGCTGATTTCTCATCTGGCGCTCAACCATCTGTCGATCTCCGACGGCGCCGAGGGAGCGGACTCCCTGCGCGAGATTCTTAAGCTCTACGATTACAACAACACCCGCGCGACCGCTCAGCAGATCGAAGGAATTACCAGCATCGCCAGCCGACGCAAGACCGCCCGGATCACCGGCGGGCCTGCGGTCGGGTTCTGCCGCGGCATCGAACTGGAAGTCGTCTTCGATCCGGACAAGTACTCCGGAGTCGGCGCCTTTCTGATGGCCAGCGTGCTCGACAAATTTGTCGGACTTTACGCCTCCATGAACTCGTTTACCCGGCTCTCCACCCGCATGCGGAACGCCGCCGAACCCTTCAAAGTCTGGCCGTACCGCGTCGGCGACCAGACGATCCTCTGA
- the tssE gene encoding type VI secretion system baseplate subunit TssE — MTSARSQQPLLPSLLDRLIDAEPDQSTEPLWRGSYRIEELREHVRRDLEYLLNTRHGRFDLLAQPGELAVSTLSYGLPDFTGIVGGGLESRERIRATVERAVRSFEPRLANVQVVIRDPEQQIDRNIRLTIQAVLCVDPVVELVTFDTTVEATTGTCQVEPV, encoded by the coding sequence ATGACTTCCGCCAGGTCTCAGCAGCCGCTGCTCCCGTCGCTCCTTGATCGCCTGATCGATGCCGAGCCCGATCAGTCCACTGAGCCTCTCTGGCGCGGAAGTTATCGGATTGAGGAACTGCGCGAGCATGTTCGCCGAGACCTCGAATACCTGCTGAATACGCGACATGGTCGCTTCGACCTTCTGGCCCAGCCGGGAGAACTGGCCGTCTCGACGCTGTCGTACGGTCTCCCGGATTTCACGGGCATCGTCGGGGGAGGACTCGAATCGCGCGAGCGGATTCGCGCCACCGTGGAACGGGCCGTCCGCAGTTTCGAACCGCGACTGGCCAACGTGCAGGTCGTCATCCGCGATCCGGAACAGCAGATCGACCGCAACATCCGCTTGACCATCCAGGCGGTGCTCTGCGTCGACCCCGTGGTCGAGCTCGTGACGTTCGATACGACTGTGGAGGCGACCACCGGAACCTGCCAAGTTGAGCCTGTGTAA
- a CDS encoding papain-like cysteine protease family protein yields the protein MIVTYEVPNAAKLFYPQTSGLTCWAACAAGVKSAQAKKRVDETSFLTGNYLAAFNAPNPADIDNPGRDLTPTELVDLYSAQLKFKTRTFDTSSRADVATFIQTHAPIILLSAIVQFVNGQPVHKGYHVRLVYGVIGSTDSANEDEFQVKIFDPFPPAGFKHFTNFLFSHFKYQVSLKTGKFSTMIGQCWYA from the coding sequence ATGATCGTCACGTACGAAGTTCCCAATGCCGCGAAGCTGTTCTACCCGCAGACCAGCGGACTGACCTGCTGGGCGGCCTGCGCCGCAGGGGTGAAGTCGGCGCAGGCCAAGAAGCGAGTCGACGAGACCAGCTTTCTGACCGGGAACTACCTCGCGGCCTTCAACGCCCCCAATCCCGCGGACATCGACAATCCCGGACGCGATCTGACTCCGACGGAGCTCGTCGATCTGTATAGCGCTCAGCTCAAGTTCAAGACCCGAACCTTCGACACGAGCTCCCGCGCCGACGTGGCGACATTCATCCAGACGCACGCACCGATCATCCTGCTTTCGGCGATCGTTCAATTCGTCAACGGTCAACCGGTCCACAAGGGCTATCACGTCCGGCTGGTCTATGGCGTCATCGGTTCCACCGACTCCGCGAACGAGGACGAATTTCAGGTCAAGATTTTCGACCCGTTCCCCCCGGCGGGTTTCAAACACTTCACCAACTTCCTGTTCAGCCACTTCAAATACCAGGTCTCCCTGAAAACCGGAAAGTTCTCGACGATGATCGGTCAGTGCTGGTACGCCTGA
- a CDS encoding type VI secretion system accessory protein TagJ, with protein MNAGELFQAGRLSEAIAAAIQEVKDQPGDLASRTLLFSLLCFDGDLTRARKQLDVVGNQSVLTEAGAYANLLAAEETRRRVLGEGLQPKYFEAPPARIEKHLLAICRLQARQFAEAKALLDAAEEERPETSGTLNDVPFDDFADADDVTRSMLEFQQGPDYYWIPFEQMAHLQVVLPDPVRPRDLYWAPCQVILKSGPTQRGFTPVLYVQSYQGSDSSLKLGHGTSFEDVGGGVYRGFGCKQFVAGDADPTPFNLKDVTFD; from the coding sequence ATGAATGCGGGCGAACTGTTCCAGGCCGGGCGACTCAGCGAGGCGATCGCCGCCGCAATTCAGGAAGTCAAAGATCAGCCGGGCGATCTGGCGTCGCGAACGCTGCTCTTCTCGCTCCTGTGTTTCGACGGCGATCTGACTCGGGCCCGCAAGCAGCTCGACGTCGTCGGCAATCAGTCGGTTCTCACCGAAGCCGGAGCCTACGCCAACCTGCTCGCCGCCGAGGAAACTCGCAGGCGAGTTCTGGGCGAGGGGCTGCAGCCGAAGTATTTCGAGGCTCCGCCAGCCCGGATTGAAAAGCACCTGCTCGCCATCTGTCGGCTGCAGGCGCGTCAGTTCGCCGAGGCGAAGGCCCTGCTGGATGCCGCCGAAGAGGAACGGCCGGAAACTTCCGGCACACTGAATGACGTCCCGTTCGACGATTTCGCGGATGCGGACGATGTCACCCGATCGATGCTCGAGTTTCAGCAGGGGCCGGACTACTACTGGATCCCCTTCGAACAGATGGCTCATCTGCAGGTCGTCCTGCCGGACCCGGTCCGGCCGCGCGATCTGTACTGGGCTCCCTGCCAGGTGATTCTGAAGAGCGGTCCGACCCAGCGCGGGTTTACGCCCGTCCTGTACGTGCAGAGTTATCAAGGAAGCGATTCGTCGTTGAAGCTCGGACACGGCACGTCGTTCGAGGATGTCGGCGGCGGAGTCTATCGCGGCTTCGGCTGCAAGCAGTTCGTCGCCGGCGATGCCGACCCGACGCCCTTCAATCTCAAAGACGTCACGTTCGACTGA
- a CDS encoding Hcp family type VI secretion system effector — protein MAADILLKIEGITGESKIDGHEGEIDVLSVSWGASNASSAHFGGGAGTARGNCSDMSIMKRIDNASPEFFKKTMDGTHFDSATLVLRLAGGDAPVDYFKVEMTHVFITSWSPSGSGDQHGMESVSLSFEQVKVTYTGQNDDGSPKEPVEVGWDIVAHKSM, from the coding sequence ATGGCTGCTGACATTCTGCTGAAGATCGAAGGCATTACCGGCGAGTCGAAGATTGATGGTCACGAGGGCGAGATCGACGTCCTCAGCGTCTCCTGGGGAGCATCGAACGCCTCCTCCGCTCACTTCGGCGGCGGAGCCGGCACCGCCCGGGGCAACTGCAGCGACATGAGCATCATGAAGCGGATCGACAACGCCAGCCCCGAATTCTTCAAGAAGACGATGGACGGGACGCACTTCGACTCCGCCACTCTCGTGCTTCGCCTGGCGGGCGGCGACGCGCCGGTCGACTACTTCAAGGTCGAAATGACCCACGTGTTCATCACGAGCTGGAGCCCGTCCGGCAGCGGCGACCAGCACGGCATGGAAAGCGTCTCGCTCTCGTTCGAGCAGGTGAAGGTCACTTACACTGGTCAGAACGACGACGGCTCTCCGAAGGAACCGGTCGAAGTCGGCTGGGACATCGTCGCCCACAAGTCGATGTGA
- the tssC gene encoding type VI secretion system contractile sheath large subunit, protein MAEAEQSAAAAAGQSTESESVLETIFREGIRPHDEQEKSQAAQLIETFVRTQMQPGMVVSKDAQRSIDAWMAVIDKKISEQLNVVMHHEDFQKLEGSWRGLSYLVHQSETGTDLKIKVLNASKKDLLKDLEQASEFDQSALFKKVYGEEYDVFGGHPFGCLIGDYEFGRHPQDISLLDRVAEVAAAAHAPFLSAASPEMFGLESFTDIGKPRDLSKVFDSVQYAKWKSFRESDDSRYVGLTMPHTLMRLPYGKETVPVEAFNFEEDVDGRDHKKYLWGNAAYALGTRLTESFAKYGWLATIRGVEGGGLVQGLPVHNFETDDGEVAMKCPVEVAIGDRREKELSDLGFIPLLHCKNTDYAAFFGTQSCQKAKKYDTPEANANARLATALQYLLCVSRFAHYLKAIARDKIGSFMERGECEAWLNRWIKNYTLANPESAGFESKAKRPLREARIDVRDDPARPGCYEAVAFLRPHFQLEELSVGLSLVAKLPESKGK, encoded by the coding sequence ATGGCAGAAGCAGAACAGAGTGCGGCGGCCGCCGCCGGGCAGTCGACGGAATCCGAAAGCGTCCTGGAGACGATTTTTCGCGAAGGGATTCGTCCCCACGACGAGCAGGAGAAGTCCCAGGCCGCGCAGCTCATCGAGACCTTCGTACGGACGCAGATGCAGCCGGGGATGGTCGTCTCCAAGGATGCCCAGCGGAGCATCGACGCCTGGATGGCGGTGATCGACAAGAAGATTTCCGAGCAGCTCAATGTGGTCATGCACCACGAGGACTTTCAGAAGCTGGAAGGGAGCTGGCGCGGGCTGAGCTACCTCGTCCACCAGTCCGAAACCGGGACCGACCTGAAGATCAAGGTGCTCAACGCCTCGAAGAAGGACCTCCTCAAGGATCTGGAGCAGGCCTCCGAATTCGATCAGAGCGCCCTGTTCAAGAAGGTCTATGGCGAAGAGTACGACGTCTTCGGCGGACATCCCTTCGGCTGCCTGATCGGGGATTACGAATTCGGCCGGCATCCCCAGGACATTTCTCTGCTCGACCGAGTCGCGGAAGTCGCGGCGGCGGCCCACGCGCCGTTTCTGTCGGCCGCTTCGCCCGAGATGTTCGGGCTCGAATCCTTCACCGATATCGGCAAGCCTCGCGATCTGTCGAAGGTGTTCGACAGCGTGCAGTACGCCAAGTGGAAGTCGTTCCGTGAATCGGACGATTCCCGCTACGTCGGCCTGACCATGCCGCACACGCTGATGCGGCTCCCCTACGGCAAGGAAACCGTTCCGGTCGAAGCCTTCAATTTCGAAGAGGATGTCGACGGTCGCGATCATAAGAAGTATCTCTGGGGCAACGCGGCGTACGCCCTGGGCACCCGTCTGACCGAGTCCTTCGCCAAGTATGGATGGCTCGCGACGATTCGAGGGGTCGAGGGAGGGGGGCTCGTCCAGGGCTTGCCGGTCCACAATTTCGAGACCGACGACGGCGAAGTCGCCATGAAGTGCCCGGTGGAAGTCGCCATTGGCGACCGCCGCGAGAAGGAGCTCAGCGACCTGGGCTTCATCCCGCTGCTGCACTGCAAGAACACCGATTACGCGGCGTTTTTCGGGACCCAGTCCTGCCAGAAGGCCAAGAAGTACGATACGCCCGAAGCCAACGCCAACGCGCGACTGGCGACGGCGTTGCAGTATCTCCTGTGCGTTTCGCGATTCGCCCACTATCTCAAGGCGATCGCCCGCGACAAGATCGGGTCGTTCATGGAGCGAGGGGAGTGCGAAGCCTGGCTCAATCGCTGGATTAAGAACTACACACTGGCGAATCCGGAGAGCGCCGGCTTTGAATCCAAAGCCAAGCGTCCCCTCCGCGAGGCCCGTATCGACGTCCGGGACGACCCGGCTCGGCCCGGGTGCTATGAGGCCGTCGCGTTCCTGCGGCCGCACTTCCAGCTCGAAGAGCTGAGCGTCGGCCTGTCGCTCGTGGCAAAACTCCCCGAATCCAAGGGGAAGTAG
- the tssB gene encoding type VI secretion system contractile sheath small subunit yields MAKESLQKKLDRVRPPRVQIKYEVYVGDAMEMKELPFVVGVLGDFSGKPEKSLPALKDRKFVDIDRDNFNKVLGAMAPRLAMQVDDTISGQADQKLNVELKFQSMDDFSPENVVKQIPLLRALLEQRENLKNLSSRLEGNDKLDELLQQVLANSDLRASLAKELGTETPPPAAP; encoded by the coding sequence ATGGCTAAAGAAAGTCTGCAGAAGAAACTGGATCGCGTTCGTCCGCCGCGCGTGCAGATCAAGTACGAGGTCTATGTCGGCGACGCGATGGAAATGAAGGAGCTTCCCTTCGTCGTCGGCGTCCTGGGAGATTTTTCGGGGAAGCCCGAGAAGTCCCTGCCGGCGCTGAAGGATCGCAAATTCGTCGACATCGACCGGGACAACTTCAACAAAGTCCTTGGCGCCATGGCGCCGCGCCTGGCGATGCAGGTCGACGATACGATCTCGGGGCAGGCCGATCAGAAGCTCAACGTGGAGCTCAAGTTTCAGAGCATGGACGACTTCAGCCCGGAGAACGTCGTCAAGCAGATTCCGTTGCTCCGGGCGCTCCTGGAACAGCGGGAAAACCTGAAGAATCTTTCGTCGCGGCTGGAAGGGAACGACAAGCTGGACGAACTGCTCCAGCAGGTCCTGGCAAACAGCGACCTCCGCGCCTCGCTCGCCAAGGAACTCGGGACCGAAACGCCTCCGCCGGCCGCCCCGTAG